From one Candidatus Thioglobus sp. NP1 genomic stretch:
- a CDS encoding GNAT family N-acetyltransferase yields MSKVSQIFELMQPFVEDGKLLNRSYEDLNQVINDFVVLEEGGQIIACAGLKFYKPENAGEIYALAVKKSFHNTGTSSKLMEALIKKSKNMKLSYIFALSKFGGRFFLRYGFTKAELISLPLIRQKSYDNQRKSVIYLKSFK; encoded by the coding sequence TTGAGTAAAGTCTCACAAATATTTGAATTGATGCAACCATTTGTTGAAGATGGTAAGTTGCTAAATAGGAGTTATGAGGATCTCAATCAAGTAATAAATGATTTTGTGGTTCTAGAAGAGGGTGGTCAAATTATTGCTTGTGCAGGACTAAAATTTTATAAGCCTGAGAATGCTGGAGAAATTTATGCTCTTGCAGTTAAGAAGTCTTTTCATAACACTGGAACATCTTCAAAGCTTATGGAGGCTTTGATTAAAAAATCAAAAAATATGAAATTATCCTATATATTTGCTCTCTCAAAATTTGGAGGTAGATTTTTTCTTAGATATGGATTTACTAAAGCAGAATTAATCTCACTCCCATTGATTCGACAAAAGAGTTATGATAATCAAAGAAAATCAGTTATTTATTTAAAGAGTTTTAAATAA
- the ilvD gene encoding dihydroxy-acid dehydratase → MSNTRKFSSAVVDGYERAASRAMLYPVGFKKEDFKKPQVGIASTWSMVTPCNMHINDLADQAEIGVNSAGGKAVIFNTITISDGISMGSEGMKYSLVSREVIADSIETVVACQGFDGVVAIGGCDKNMPGCVMGLARLNRPSVFVYGGTIQPGKNHTDVVSVFEAVGKRANNDISDIELEQIESTAIPGPGSCGGMYTANTMASAIEALGMSLPNSSSQDAISDDKNSDSSRAGEAVLNLLNNDIKPSDIMTKEAFENAITLIITLGGSTNAVLHLIAMADAINVDLTIDDFTRIGANVPVLADLKPSGKYMMSELVQIGGTLPLMKMLLDAGMLHGECITVTGKTLAENLQDVKPYADSQEIIMSLDNPIKKDSHLRILRGNLASEGAVAKITGKEGLTFQGKAKTFACEEDALQAVLNDQIIEGDVIVIRYEGPKGGPGMREMLAPTSAVMGKGLGGKVALITDGRFSGGTHGFVVGHITPEAYTGGALAIIEDGDEILIDAENNRLELLVDDSIIENRLSKWKQPSPRYTKGVLAKYAKLAQSASRGAITE, encoded by the coding sequence ATGTCAAATACAAGAAAATTTTCCTCAGCTGTTGTAGATGGATATGAGAGAGCTGCATCAAGAGCTATGCTTTACCCAGTCGGCTTTAAGAAAGAAGACTTTAAAAAACCGCAAGTAGGCATTGCATCAACCTGGTCCATGGTTACCCCTTGTAATATGCACATTAATGACTTAGCTGATCAAGCTGAGATTGGCGTCAATTCTGCTGGTGGAAAAGCTGTAATATTTAATACAATTACTATTTCAGATGGAATATCAATGGGCTCTGAGGGGATGAAGTACTCCTTAGTCTCTAGAGAAGTTATTGCTGATTCAATTGAAACTGTCGTTGCTTGTCAAGGGTTTGATGGAGTCGTAGCTATTGGTGGTTGTGATAAAAACATGCCAGGATGCGTTATGGGTCTTGCAAGACTAAATCGTCCATCTGTATTTGTTTATGGAGGAACCATTCAACCTGGTAAAAACCATACTGATGTTGTTAGTGTGTTTGAAGCTGTTGGTAAAAGAGCAAATAATGATATTAGTGATATTGAATTAGAACAAATTGAATCAACTGCAATTCCAGGTCCTGGTTCTTGTGGTGGAATGTACACTGCAAATACAATGGCTTCAGCAATTGAAGCTCTTGGAATGAGTCTTCCTAACTCTTCATCTCAAGATGCCATATCCGATGATAAAAATAGTGACTCATCAAGAGCTGGTGAAGCTGTATTAAATCTATTAAATAACGACATTAAGCCAAGCGATATTATGACTAAAGAGGCCTTTGAAAATGCTATTACCTTAATCATCACGCTTGGTGGCTCAACAAATGCAGTTCTGCATCTAATTGCAATGGCTGATGCCATAAATGTTGACTTAACAATTGATGATTTCACTCGTATTGGTGCTAATGTTCCTGTTCTTGCTGATCTTAAGCCCTCAGGTAAGTATATGATGAGTGAGCTTGTTCAAATAGGAGGTACCCTTCCATTAATGAAGATGCTCCTTGATGCTGGTATGCTTCACGGTGAGTGTATTACTGTGACTGGTAAAACCTTAGCAGAGAATTTACAAGATGTTAAGCCCTATGCAGATAGTCAAGAAATCATCATGTCATTAGATAATCCAATCAAAAAGGATTCTCACTTAAGAATTTTACGAGGTAACCTTGCCTCTGAAGGTGCTGTAGCAAAAATAACTGGAAAGGAAGGGCTGACTTTCCAAGGAAAGGCTAAAACTTTTGCTTGTGAGGAAGATGCACTTCAGGCAGTATTAAATGATCAAATAATTGAGGGTGATGTAATTGTTATTCGTTACGAGGGACCAAAAGGAGGGCCAGGAATGAGAGAGATGCTTGCCCCAACCTCAGCAGTTATGGGTAAAGGCCTTGGTGGAAAAGTCGCACTAATTACTGATGGAAGATTCTCTGGTGGAACTCATGGCTTTGTTGTTGGTCATATTACACCAGAAGCTTACACTGGCGGTGCTCTAGCAATAATTGAAGATGGTGATGAAATTTTGATTGATGCTGAAAATAATCGCCTTGAACTTCTTGTAGATGATTCAATTATTGAAAATAGATTATCAAAATGGAAGCAACCCTCTCCTAGATACACTAAGGGTGTCTTAGCTAAGTATGCAAAGCTAGCCCAATCTGCATCACGCGGCGCAATTACTGAATAA
- the rnr gene encoding ribonuclease R encodes MSDPHYDREAEKYESPIPSREHILSFIQEKPRSKRQLFDLLALADEQKKAFERRLRAMVRDKQLSCNKSGVYRPFSNRGLLTGTVIANPKGFGFVALDKGGKDLRLTSQQMKLVFHGDKIRVRLLNKKLDAEIVEVLETVKTLVGRLHLDGKKPYVVVDDRRIKHNIEITELIDGCLDNQVVVVEMLSSPTIDSDAKGKISSIIGNYLDEGVEVDSAIYRHQIPAVFSEKALKESAQLPTKVIPKDKKNRIDITKLELITIDGEDSRDFDDAVYAEPTKNGWKLLVAIADVSHYVKEGSELDSESHERGNSVYFPHRVVPMLPEAISNGLCSLNPKVERLSMVCEMYIDPLGELLDYKFYSAVMLSHARLTYTQVNEMLEDKKSPLRMTFSNVTDNIDFLYGLYKTLRISRQKRGVMDFDRIESQILFDNKGKIKDIVASSRNDAHRLIEECMLMANQAAAKFLQKNNEDFLYRSHPKPTAEKVELTQKFLTAIGLTLEGGIEPESRNFAKVLKQAKGRDDENIIKTVVLRTMKQATYTPVNEGHFGLAFEDYAHFTSPIRRYPDLLVHRAIKRVLNTTSREPSGKMIEFGTHLSMTERRADDASRDVEQWLKCEYMRDKVGENFHGVISGVAGFGLFVELSEVYVEGLVSIRDLKDDYFIFDDVHHQLKGQRGGKIYRLGDMIKVKVASVNLDDRKIDFIPDFG; translated from the coding sequence ATGTCTGACCCTCACTATGATCGTGAAGCGGAAAAATATGAGAGCCCGATTCCATCTCGCGAACATATTTTAAGTTTTATTCAAGAAAAACCAAGAAGTAAGCGCCAGCTTTTTGACCTATTAGCTTTAGCAGATGAGCAAAAAAAAGCCTTTGAGAGGCGTCTACGAGCTATGGTTAGAGACAAGCAGCTTAGTTGTAATAAGAGTGGTGTCTATAGGCCATTTTCAAATCGTGGTCTTTTGACAGGAACAGTTATTGCTAATCCAAAAGGCTTTGGATTTGTCGCTCTTGATAAGGGTGGTAAAGATTTAAGGCTTACTTCTCAACAAATGAAACTTGTTTTTCATGGAGATAAGATTAGAGTCCGCCTTCTAAATAAAAAATTAGACGCTGAAATAGTTGAGGTTTTAGAGACTGTAAAAACTCTTGTGGGGAGGCTTCATTTGGATGGTAAAAAACCTTATGTAGTCGTAGATGATAGACGCATAAAGCATAATATTGAAATTACTGAGTTAATAGATGGTTGTCTTGATAATCAAGTAGTTGTTGTTGAGATGCTATCATCTCCAACTATTGATTCAGATGCCAAAGGAAAGATCTCATCAATTATTGGCAATTACCTTGATGAAGGAGTTGAGGTTGATTCAGCTATATATCGACATCAAATACCTGCAGTTTTTTCTGAAAAAGCACTTAAAGAGTCTGCTCAATTACCAACTAAAGTCATTCCAAAAGATAAAAAAAATAGAATTGATATTACAAAACTTGAGCTTATTACAATTGATGGTGAAGATTCAAGAGATTTTGATGATGCTGTATATGCTGAACCAACTAAAAATGGCTGGAAATTATTAGTAGCAATTGCAGATGTCTCTCATTATGTTAAAGAAGGCTCTGAGCTTGATAGTGAATCCCATGAGCGGGGAAACTCAGTTTATTTTCCTCATCGAGTTGTCCCAATGCTTCCCGAAGCAATTTCAAATGGTTTATGCTCTCTAAACCCTAAAGTAGAAAGACTCTCAATGGTTTGTGAAATGTATATCGATCCATTGGGTGAACTTTTAGATTATAAATTTTACTCTGCAGTAATGCTTTCGCATGCTCGTCTTACCTATACTCAGGTAAATGAGATGCTTGAGGATAAAAAGAGTCCCCTTAGAATGACGTTTTCTAATGTTACTGACAACATTGACTTCCTGTATGGATTATATAAAACCCTAAGAATTTCCAGACAAAAACGTGGCGTCATGGATTTTGATAGGATTGAAAGCCAAATTCTATTTGATAATAAGGGCAAGATAAAAGATATTGTAGCTAGCTCAAGAAATGATGCCCACCGTCTTATTGAGGAATGCATGTTAATGGCAAATCAAGCTGCTGCAAAATTCTTGCAAAAAAATAATGAAGACTTCCTTTATAGATCACACCCTAAACCAACAGCTGAAAAGGTTGAGTTAACTCAAAAATTTCTCACAGCTATAGGGCTGACCTTGGAGGGTGGTATAGAGCCAGAATCTAGAAACTTTGCTAAAGTTCTAAAACAAGCAAAAGGTCGAGATGATGAAAATATTATTAAAACAGTAGTTCTTAGAACAATGAAGCAGGCGACTTATACTCCAGTTAATGAGGGTCATTTTGGCTTAGCATTTGAGGATTATGCCCACTTTACATCTCCAATAAGGCGTTATCCAGACTTACTAGTGCATCGTGCTATAAAAAGAGTCCTGAATACTACATCTAGAGAGCCATCTGGAAAAATGATTGAATTTGGCACCCACCTCTCTATGACCGAAAGGCGAGCAGATGATGCATCTAGAGATGTAGAGCAGTGGCTGAAGTGTGAATATATGAGAGATAAAGTGGGAGAAAACTTCCATGGAGTTATTTCTGGAGTGGCTGGTTTTGGACTCTTTGTTGAACTTTCAGAAGTTTATGTTGAGGGCCTAGTATCAATTAGAGACCTTAAGGATGACTATTTTATTTTTGATGATGTACACCATCAGTTAAAAGGTCAAAGAGGTGGAAAAATTTATCGCCTAGGAGATATGATAAAAGTTAAGGTTGCTTCTGTTAATCTTGATGACCGGAAAATCGATTTTATACCTGACTTTGGTTAA